From the Rhodococcus sp. NBC_00297 genome, one window contains:
- the cysW gene encoding sulfate ABC transporter permease subunit CysW: protein MKLSTGTRLSLRTVALLYLAVLVVFPLGAILYRTFENGLVSFFQLITTPAAQSALQLSLIIVAIVVPLNVVFGVVTALALARGNFRGKGFVQAVVDLPFAVSPVIVGVALILLWGAGGWFGFLAEWGITIIFALPGMVLATIFVTLPFVVREVEPVLHEIGQEQEEAAATLGATSWQTFWRITLPAIRWGLTYGVVLTVARALGEFGAVIIVSTNLPGISQTLTLLVNARYEDFNQPGAYAASTLLMVVAVIVLLLMTVLDRKRTKE from the coding sequence GTGAAGCTGTCCACCGGAACTCGACTGAGCCTCCGTACGGTCGCGCTGCTCTACCTGGCCGTGCTGGTGGTGTTCCCGCTGGGTGCGATCCTGTACCGCACGTTCGAGAACGGCCTCGTCTCGTTCTTCCAGCTCATCACCACGCCGGCCGCACAGTCGGCGTTGCAGTTGTCGCTGATCATCGTTGCGATCGTCGTGCCGCTGAACGTGGTGTTCGGCGTCGTCACGGCCTTGGCTCTCGCGCGCGGCAACTTCCGTGGCAAGGGGTTCGTGCAGGCGGTCGTCGATCTCCCGTTCGCCGTGTCCCCGGTCATCGTGGGTGTCGCGCTCATCCTGCTGTGGGGTGCCGGCGGCTGGTTCGGCTTCCTCGCCGAGTGGGGTATCACTATCATCTTCGCGCTGCCTGGCATGGTGCTGGCCACCATCTTCGTCACGCTGCCGTTCGTGGTGCGCGAGGTGGAACCGGTGCTGCACGAGATCGGACAGGAACAGGAGGAGGCCGCGGCCACCCTGGGCGCGACGTCGTGGCAGACCTTCTGGCGCATCACGCTTCCCGCCATCCGCTGGGGGCTGACGTACGGCGTCGTCCTGACGGTCGCCCGCGCGCTCGGCGAGTTCGGTGCCGTCATCATCGTCTCCACCAACCTGCCGGGCATCTCGCAGACGCTGACGCTGCTGGTGAACGCCAGGTACGAGGACTTCAACCAACCGGGCGCGTACGCCGCGTCGACACTTCTCATGGTCGTCGCCGTCATCGTGTTGCTGCTGATGACGGTTCTGGACCGCAAGCGAACCAAGGAATGA
- a CDS encoding sulfate/molybdate ABC transporter ATP-binding protein → MTTTTTTTEKRTGGIEISVRGARKNYGDFAALDDVSLDIPSGSLTALLGPSGSGKSTLLRSIAGLEELDSGVVVIAGDDVTTVSPQKRDIGFVFQHYAAFKHLTVRKNVAFGLEIRKRPKAEIDERVDQLLDIVGLSGFQTRFPAQLSGGQRQRMALARALAVDPRVLLLDEPFGALDAKVRADLRTWLRRLHDEVHVTTVLVTHDQQEALDVADRIAVMNKGRIEQVGAPRDLYDTPANDFVMSFLGEVSRLNGQLVRPHDIRVGRTPDLANAQQTGTAENAGVLRATVERVVHLGFEVRVELRNGATNELFFAQITRGDNEALGLQSGETVYVRATRVPVIPG, encoded by the coding sequence GTGACGACGACGACCACGACGACAGAGAAGCGCACGGGCGGCATCGAGATCTCCGTCCGGGGAGCGCGGAAGAACTACGGCGACTTCGCGGCCCTCGACGACGTGTCCCTCGACATCCCGTCCGGATCGTTGACGGCGCTCCTGGGGCCCAGCGGGTCGGGCAAGTCGACACTGTTGCGGTCGATCGCCGGACTCGAGGAGCTGGACTCCGGCGTGGTGGTCATCGCCGGCGACGACGTCACGACCGTCAGTCCGCAGAAGCGCGACATCGGATTCGTCTTCCAGCACTACGCCGCGTTCAAGCACCTCACCGTGCGCAAGAACGTCGCCTTCGGGCTCGAGATCCGCAAGCGGCCCAAGGCCGAGATCGACGAGCGCGTCGATCAGCTGCTCGACATCGTCGGTCTCTCGGGATTCCAGACGCGCTTCCCGGCGCAACTGTCCGGTGGCCAGCGTCAGCGCATGGCCCTGGCCCGCGCGCTCGCCGTGGATCCGCGGGTGCTGCTGCTCGACGAGCCGTTCGGTGCCCTGGACGCCAAGGTGCGGGCCGATCTCCGCACGTGGCTCCGTCGACTGCACGACGAGGTGCACGTCACCACGGTGCTCGTCACGCACGATCAGCAGGAGGCGCTGGACGTCGCCGACCGGATCGCGGTCATGAACAAGGGCCGGATCGAGCAGGTGGGCGCCCCTCGCGATCTCTACGACACCCCGGCGAACGATTTCGTCATGTCCTTCCTCGGCGAGGTGTCGCGGCTCAACGGCCAGCTGGTCCGTCCGCACGACATCCGGGTCGGCCGCACACCGGATCTCGCGAACGCGCAGCAGACCGGCACGGCCGAGAACGCGGGGGTGTTGCGGGCGACCGTCGAGCGTGTCGTGCACCTGGGCTTCGAGGTGCGGGTGGAGCTGCGCAACGGCGCCACCAACGAGCTGTTCTTCGCGCAGATCACCCGCGGCGACAACGAGGCGCTGGGGCTGCAGAGCGGGGAGACCGTGTACGTGCGTGCCACGCGCGTGCCGGTGATCCCCGGCTGA
- a CDS encoding GTP-binding protein, with protein MTITNPLPMSDVPVSPAPTTPRQLLRIATAGSVDDGKSTLIGRLLHDTDSLPLDHLDAVTDEEGVADLAALSDGLRAEREQGITIDVAYRFFSTPSRSYVLADTPGHERYTRNMFTGASNANVAILLVDARAGVLRQTRRHARIATLVGVDRLVATVNKMDLIDFDESRFRDVERELADLGARLGTEILVIPIAAKLGDNVVRPSSTMPWYTGPTLLDHLESIDLVAPAPVATELRLPVQWVSRPTDGERRRYTGRLSAGTVQIGDSIVALPSGSRSVVTALDTLDDARDVAVAPLSVSVELADDIDVARGDVLVSGEPDAHLPTLAREFDATVCWLAEAPLGVGDRLAIKHTTTTVRATVQRIHSRLDPETLDEHPGSENLSLNDIARVTLRTSAVIVTDDYADNRDSGAFILLDEHTNDTVAAGIIEGSRAVLDRSDTPSWVPSSITRDERVRRTGQHGATIWLTGHPSSHKAAVAVALEDALTASGRTAYIVGGDNVRGVLDIDAAAGTRAATVQLARLARLFADAGVVAIVPISSADGEDLAAARVEIAAAGIPVTDHHVDADDTATPAEVAAAVLRASNA; from the coding sequence ATGACCATCACCAATCCGCTTCCGATGTCGGACGTTCCGGTGTCCCCGGCCCCCACCACCCCGCGTCAGCTGCTGCGCATCGCCACAGCCGGCTCCGTCGACGACGGCAAGTCCACCCTCATCGGGCGGCTGCTGCACGACACGGACAGTCTTCCGCTCGATCACCTCGACGCCGTGACCGACGAGGAGGGCGTGGCCGACCTCGCCGCCCTGTCGGACGGTCTGCGTGCCGAGCGCGAGCAGGGCATCACCATCGATGTCGCCTACCGCTTCTTCTCCACGCCGAGTCGCAGCTACGTCCTCGCCGACACCCCGGGACACGAGCGCTACACGCGCAACATGTTCACGGGAGCCTCCAACGCGAACGTCGCCATCCTGCTCGTGGACGCCCGCGCCGGCGTGTTGCGGCAGACGCGTCGTCACGCCCGGATCGCGACGCTCGTGGGTGTCGACCGCCTGGTGGCGACCGTCAACAAGATGGATCTCATCGACTTCGACGAGTCCCGCTTCCGTGACGTCGAGCGCGAGCTCGCCGACCTCGGTGCCCGCCTCGGCACGGAGATTCTGGTCATCCCGATCGCGGCGAAGCTGGGCGACAACGTCGTTCGGCCGTCCTCGACCATGCCCTGGTACACGGGCCCCACTCTGCTCGATCACCTCGAGAGCATCGACCTGGTCGCTCCCGCACCGGTCGCCACGGAGCTGCGGTTGCCCGTGCAGTGGGTCTCTCGCCCCACCGACGGCGAACGCCGTCGGTACACCGGCCGGCTGTCCGCCGGCACCGTGCAGATCGGCGACTCGATCGTCGCGCTGCCGTCCGGATCGCGCAGTGTGGTCACGGCGCTCGACACGCTGGACGACGCCCGCGACGTCGCCGTGGCTCCGCTCAGCGTCTCCGTCGAACTGGCCGACGACATCGACGTGGCCCGCGGCGACGTCCTGGTCAGTGGCGAGCCCGACGCCCACCTGCCCACGCTCGCACGGGAATTCGATGCCACCGTGTGCTGGCTGGCGGAGGCACCTCTCGGTGTCGGCGACCGACTGGCGATCAAGCACACCACCACCACGGTGCGCGCGACGGTGCAGCGCATCCACTCGCGACTCGATCCGGAGACGCTCGACGAGCATCCCGGCTCGGAGAACCTGTCGCTCAACGACATCGCACGGGTGACGCTGCGGACCAGTGCGGTGATCGTGACCGACGACTACGCGGACAACCGCGACTCCGGTGCGTTCATCCTGCTGGACGAGCACACGAACGACACCGTGGCCGCGGGCATCATCGAGGGGTCCCGCGCGGTGCTCGACCGCTCGGACACCCCGTCCTGGGTTCCGTCGTCGATCACCCGCGACGAGCGTGTCCGCCGTACCGGTCAGCACGGTGCGACGATCTGGCTCACCGGCCACCCGTCCTCGCACAAGGCCGCCGTCGCCGTCGCGCTCGAGGACGCACTGACCGCCTCCGGTCGCACCGCCTACATCGTCGGCGGTGACAACGTCCGCGGAGTCCTCGACATCGACGCCGCAGCCGGAACCCGCGCCGCGACGGTGCAACTCGCCCGGTTGGCCCGGTTGTTCGCGGATGCCGGAGTGGTCGCGATCGTGCCCATCTCGTCGGCGGACGGCGAGGATCTCGCTGCCGCGCGAGTCGAGATCGCTGCGGCCGGGATCCCGGTCACCGATCACCACGTCGATGCCGACGACACCGCGACGCCGGCCGAGGTCGCGGCAGCCGTGCTGCGCGCATCGAACGCGTAA
- the cysD gene encoding sulfate adenylyltransferase subunit CysD produces the protein MTAATSVDVTHVDELRALEAESVHIIREVVAELERPVLLFSAGKDSIVLLRLAEKAFRPSPVPFPVMHVDTGHNFPEVIEFRDRRLEEGGHRLVVASVQESIDSGRVREVGGSSGSRNRLQTRTLLDALEENKFDAAFGGARRDEERARAKERVLSFRDEFGQWDPRAQRPEPWSLYNGRIKRGEQVRVFPLSNWTELDIWRYIELEQLELPSIYFAHEREVFERDGILLATSEFTSPTEHETAAVEMVRYRTVGDLTITGAVRSHATDIAGVITEISAATVSERGETRADDRTSTAAMEDRKREGYF, from the coding sequence ATGACAGCCGCCACGAGCGTGGACGTCACCCACGTCGACGAGCTCCGGGCACTCGAGGCCGAGTCCGTGCACATCATCCGCGAGGTGGTGGCCGAGCTCGAACGACCCGTACTGCTGTTCTCGGCGGGCAAGGACTCCATCGTCCTGCTCCGCCTGGCGGAGAAGGCGTTCCGCCCCTCCCCCGTTCCCTTCCCGGTGATGCACGTCGACACCGGACACAACTTCCCCGAGGTCATCGAGTTCCGCGACCGACGACTCGAGGAGGGCGGCCATCGCCTCGTCGTCGCGTCCGTCCAGGAGTCGATCGACTCCGGTCGCGTCCGCGAGGTCGGCGGGTCCTCCGGCTCACGCAACCGTCTCCAGACCCGGACGTTGCTGGACGCGTTGGAGGAGAACAAGTTCGACGCCGCCTTCGGTGGTGCGCGGCGCGACGAGGAGCGTGCGCGCGCCAAGGAGCGTGTGCTGAGCTTCCGCGACGAGTTCGGCCAGTGGGATCCGCGGGCCCAACGCCCCGAGCCGTGGTCGCTGTACAACGGCCGCATCAAGCGCGGTGAGCAGGTCCGCGTGTTCCCGCTGAGCAACTGGACCGAGCTGGACATCTGGCGGTACATCGAACTCGAGCAGCTCGAACTGCCGTCCATCTACTTCGCCCACGAGCGCGAGGTGTTCGAGCGCGACGGCATCCTGCTCGCCACCTCGGAGTTCACCTCCCCGACCGAGCACGAGACCGCTGCCGTCGAGATGGTGCGCTACCGCACGGTGGGCGACCTCACCATCACCGGCGCCGTGCGCTCGCACGCCACCGACATCGCCGGGGTGATCACGGAGATCTCCGCGGCCACCGTGTCCGAGCGCGGCGAGACCCGCGCCGACGACCGCACGTCCACAGCCGCGATGGAAGATCGCAAGCGCGAGGGGTACTTCTGA
- a CDS encoding phosphoadenylyl-sulfate reductase: MSVATHRHLTESELRAIAERGAREMDGASADELMRWTEDTFGDDYIVASNMQDGALVHLAAQVHPGVDVLFLETGYHFAETIGTRDAVESVYGVNVIDAKTTVSVAEQDRLEGKDLFARDPARCCALRKVVPLKRELANYSAWVTGIRRVEAPTRANSPLISFDEAFGLVKINPIAAWSDDEMQSYIDEHGILVNPLVDEGYPSIGCAPCTAKPAPGADPRSGRWAGSTKTECGLHSTEEGTR; the protein is encoded by the coding sequence ATGAGCGTCGCCACCCATCGCCACCTGACCGAGTCCGAGCTCCGCGCCATCGCCGAGCGGGGTGCGCGGGAGATGGACGGCGCCTCGGCGGACGAGCTCATGCGCTGGACCGAGGACACCTTCGGCGACGACTACATCGTCGCGTCGAACATGCAGGACGGCGCGCTGGTCCATCTGGCCGCGCAGGTGCATCCGGGTGTCGACGTGCTCTTCCTGGAGACCGGCTACCACTTCGCCGAGACCATCGGTACTCGTGACGCCGTCGAGTCGGTCTACGGGGTCAACGTCATCGACGCGAAGACGACCGTGTCGGTGGCCGAGCAGGACAGGCTCGAGGGCAAGGATCTCTTCGCCCGCGATCCCGCACGCTGCTGCGCACTGCGCAAGGTCGTGCCGCTGAAGCGTGAGCTGGCGAACTACAGCGCCTGGGTCACCGGCATCCGCCGCGTCGAGGCACCCACGCGCGCCAACTCGCCGCTGATCTCCTTCGACGAGGCGTTCGGCCTGGTGAAGATCAACCCGATCGCGGCGTGGTCCGACGACGAGATGCAGTCCTACATCGACGAGCACGGCATCCTCGTGAACCCGCTCGTCGACGAGGGCTACCCGTCGATCGGGTGCGCACCGTGCACGGCCAAGCCCGCTCCCGGAGCGGACCCGCGCAGCGGTCGCTGGGCCGGCAGCACCAAGACCGAGTGCGGACTGCACTCGACCGAGGAAGGAACCCGATGA
- a CDS encoding nitrite/sulfite reductase, with translation MTNTPDTAAPRARSTRPAKRRSEGQWALGYREPLNANEQSKKDDNPLNVRARIENIYSKQGFDSIDKADLRGRFRWWGLYTQREQGYDGTYTGDENIDLLEAKYFMMRIRCDAGALSALQLRTLGEISQEFGRDTADLSDRENVQYHWIEVENVPEIWRRIESVGLKTTEACGDCPRVVLGSPLAGESLDEVLDPTPAIDEIVERYIGRPEYSNLPRKFKTAISGQQDVVHEVNDIAFIGVNHPEHGPGLDVWVGGGLSTNPMLAQRLGVWVPLHEVADVWEGVVSIFRDYGYRRLRNKARLKFLVKDWGVEKFREVLETEYLKRPLLDGPAPEKPTRPVDHVGVQKLKNGLNAVGLAPIAGRVSGTILTKVADAAARAGSDRIRFTPYQKLIVLDISDEKLEDFIAEMDALGLPARPSIWRKNLMACSGIEFCKLSFAETRKRSQVLVPELEQRLADVNAQLDVPITVNINGCPNSCARSQVADIGFKGQLVDDGDGGQVEGFQVHLGGSLGFDSAFGRKLRQHKVTSAELGDYIDRVVRNFVKQRDEGERFAQWAVRADDADLQ, from the coding sequence ATGACGAACACCCCCGACACCGCTGCGCCGCGCGCACGGTCGACCCGTCCCGCCAAGCGGAGGTCCGAGGGCCAGTGGGCACTCGGCTACCGGGAACCGCTCAACGCGAACGAACAGAGCAAGAAGGACGACAACCCGCTCAACGTCCGCGCGCGGATCGAGAACATCTACTCCAAGCAGGGTTTCGACAGCATCGACAAGGCCGATCTGCGCGGGCGCTTCCGCTGGTGGGGGCTCTACACCCAGCGCGAGCAGGGCTACGACGGCACCTACACGGGCGACGAGAACATCGACCTGCTCGAAGCGAAGTACTTCATGATGCGCATCCGCTGCGATGCCGGCGCACTCAGCGCGTTGCAGTTGCGCACTCTGGGTGAGATCTCGCAGGAGTTCGGCCGCGACACCGCCGATCTGTCCGACCGGGAGAACGTGCAGTACCACTGGATCGAGGTGGAGAACGTCCCCGAGATCTGGCGCCGCATCGAGTCGGTCGGTCTGAAGACCACCGAGGCGTGCGGCGACTGCCCGCGCGTCGTGCTGGGCTCCCCGCTCGCCGGCGAGTCGCTCGACGAGGTCCTCGATCCCACGCCCGCCATCGACGAGATCGTCGAGCGCTACATCGGCCGGCCGGAGTACTCGAACCTCCCCCGCAAGTTCAAGACCGCGATCTCCGGCCAGCAGGACGTGGTCCACGAGGTCAACGACATCGCCTTCATCGGGGTGAACCATCCCGAGCACGGTCCCGGCCTCGACGTCTGGGTCGGCGGCGGTCTGTCCACCAATCCCATGCTCGCGCAGCGGCTCGGGGTCTGGGTGCCGCTGCACGAGGTCGCCGACGTGTGGGAAGGCGTCGTCTCGATCTTCCGTGACTACGGGTACCGGCGTCTGCGCAACAAGGCGCGGCTGAAGTTCCTGGTCAAGGACTGGGGCGTGGAGAAGTTCCGGGAAGTGCTCGAGACCGAGTACCTGAAGCGGCCGCTTCTCGACGGCCCCGCCCCGGAGAAGCCGACCCGGCCCGTCGACCACGTCGGGGTCCAGAAGCTGAAGAACGGCCTCAACGCCGTCGGACTCGCCCCCATCGCGGGCCGCGTGTCCGGCACGATCCTGACGAAGGTCGCCGACGCGGCCGCGCGGGCAGGGTCGGATCGCATCCGGTTCACCCCGTACCAGAAGCTCATCGTCCTGGACATCTCCGACGAGAAGCTCGAGGACTTCATCGCCGAGATGGACGCGCTGGGTCTGCCGGCGCGGCCGTCCATCTGGCGCAAGAACCTGATGGCGTGCAGCGGCATCGAGTTCTGCAAGCTGTCCTTCGCCGAGACCCGCAAGCGTTCGCAGGTGCTCGTCCCCGAACTCGAGCAGCGGCTGGCCGACGTCAACGCGCAACTCGACGTCCCCATCACCGTGAACATCAACGGCTGCCCCAACTCGTGCGCTCGTTCGCAGGTCGCCGACATCGGGTTCAAGGGCCAACTGGTGGACGACGGTGACGGCGGACAGGTGGAGGGCTTCCAGGTCCATCTCGGTGGAAGCCTCGGCTTCGACAGTGCCTTCGGCCGGAAGTTGCGCCAGCACAAGGTCACCAGCGCCGAGCTGGGCGACTACATCGACCGGGTCGTCCGCAACTTCGTCAAGCAGCGCGACGAGGGCGAGCGGTTCGCGCAGTGGGCCGTACGCGCCGACGACGCGGATCTGCAGTGA
- the hemW gene encoding radical SAM family heme chaperone HemW, with product MLAPESFVDRPAAPFGLYLHVPFCATRCGYCDFNTYTAGELGTSASPQSWLDGVRRELDLAAATFARESGSVPSVDTVFVGGGTPSLLGADGLADLLGAARSSFTFSADAEVTTESNPESTSPAFFDGIRAAGYTRVSLGMQSAAPHVLAILDRTHTPGRAGDAAREAAAAGFDHVNLDLIYGTPGESDDDLDASLTAVLDAGVDHVSAYALIVEDGTALARRVRRGELPAPDDDVLASRYERIDARLGAAGFGWYEVSNWARGDGAECRHNLGYWDGGDWWGIGPGAHSHVNGTRFWNVKHPARYAETLANGALPIADSESLTSDEQHMERVMLTARLRAGMAAGDLSTDEVARADSIASDGLLVRLGDRYVLTDRGRLLADGVVRDILE from the coding sequence GTGCTCGCACCCGAGTCGTTCGTCGATCGTCCGGCCGCGCCGTTCGGCCTCTACCTCCATGTGCCGTTCTGCGCGACGCGCTGCGGTTACTGCGACTTCAACACCTACACCGCCGGGGAGCTCGGAACGTCGGCGTCACCGCAGTCCTGGCTCGACGGGGTGCGCCGCGAGCTCGACCTCGCCGCGGCGACGTTCGCGCGGGAGTCGGGCAGCGTGCCCAGCGTCGACACCGTGTTCGTGGGCGGCGGAACGCCGTCGCTGCTCGGTGCCGACGGCCTCGCCGATCTCCTCGGTGCCGCGCGCTCGTCCTTCACGTTCTCGGCCGATGCCGAGGTGACGACGGAGTCGAATCCCGAGTCGACGTCGCCGGCCTTCTTCGACGGAATCCGCGCGGCCGGCTACACACGTGTGTCGTTGGGCATGCAGTCGGCGGCACCGCACGTGCTCGCGATCCTCGACCGCACCCACACCCCGGGACGCGCCGGGGACGCGGCACGGGAAGCGGCGGCGGCCGGGTTCGACCACGTGAACCTCGACCTCATCTACGGAACGCCGGGAGAGAGTGACGACGACCTCGACGCGTCGTTGACGGCGGTGCTCGACGCCGGTGTCGACCACGTGTCCGCGTACGCGCTCATCGTCGAGGACGGGACGGCCCTGGCGAGACGGGTGCGCCGGGGCGAGCTCCCGGCTCCGGACGACGACGTGCTGGCGTCGCGCTACGAACGGATCGACGCGCGTCTCGGCGCAGCCGGCTTCGGGTGGTACGAGGTGTCCAACTGGGCGCGGGGCGACGGTGCGGAGTGCCGGCACAACCTGGGGTACTGGGACGGCGGTGACTGGTGGGGCATCGGTCCCGGCGCACACAGCCATGTGAACGGGACGCGGTTCTGGAACGTCAAGCATCCGGCGCGATACGCGGAGACGCTGGCGAACGGGGCGCTGCCGATCGCGGACAGCGAATCTCTCACGAGCGACGAGCAACACATGGAACGTGTCATGTTGACCGCGCGGCTGCGGGCGGGAATGGCCGCTGGTGATCTGTCGACGGACGAGGTGGCCCGTGCGGACTCGATCGCGTCCGACGGACTGCTCGTCCGTCTGGGCGATCGGTACGTCCTCACCGACCGTGGGCGGTTGCTCGCCGACGGGGTCGTGCGCGACATTCTCGAGTGA
- a CDS encoding type II toxin-antitoxin system VapB family antitoxin: MIFKGVRDGKPYPEHGLSLRDWSKIPPRQLRLDEIVTTTKVLELDRLLSEDSTFYGDLFPHAVHYHGVVYLEDGLHRAVRAALRNRVVLHARVFDYDAIGA; the protein is encoded by the coding sequence GTGATCTTCAAGGGAGTGCGCGACGGCAAGCCGTATCCGGAGCACGGTCTGTCGCTCCGCGACTGGTCCAAGATTCCGCCACGTCAGTTGCGCCTCGACGAGATCGTGACCACCACGAAGGTGCTCGAACTCGACCGTCTGCTGTCCGAGGACAGCACGTTCTACGGGGACCTGTTTCCCCATGCCGTGCATTACCACGGCGTCGTGTACCTCGAGGACGGCCTGCACCGGGCGGTGCGGGCTGCGCTGCGAAACCGTGTCGTCCTGCACGCGCGGGTGTTCGATTACGACGCGATCGGGGCCTGA
- the hrcA gene encoding heat-inducible transcriptional repressor HrcA: MSSTEDRRFEVLRALVADYVATQEPIGSKALVDRHNLGVSSATVRNDMAVLEAEGYITQPHTSSGRIPTDKGYRQFVDRIADVKPLSAAERRAILQFLDTGVDLDDVLRRGVRLLAQLTRQVAVVQYPTLSASSVRHLEVVALTPARLLLVLITDSGRVDQRIVELGDVIDDEDLSRLRSLLGGALEGKRLALASAAVAELAETAPEDLRDAVVRSSTVLVETLVEHPEERLVLGGTANLTRNAADFAALSGFPGSLRSVLEALEEQVVVLKLIAATQDTGRVTVRIGEETMAPEMRGTSVVSTGYGSAGNVLGGMGVLGPTRMDYPGTIASVAAVARYIGEVLAER; the protein is encoded by the coding sequence ATGTCGAGTACGGAGGATCGACGTTTCGAGGTCCTGCGTGCCCTGGTCGCCGACTATGTCGCGACGCAGGAGCCCATCGGATCGAAAGCACTGGTCGATCGACACAATCTGGGAGTGTCCAGCGCTACCGTGCGCAACGACATGGCCGTGCTGGAGGCCGAGGGCTACATCACGCAGCCGCACACCAGCTCGGGTCGTATCCCCACAGACAAGGGCTACCGGCAGTTCGTCGACCGCATCGCCGACGTCAAGCCGCTCTCCGCGGCGGAGCGACGGGCGATCCTGCAGTTCCTCGACACCGGCGTCGACCTGGACGACGTGCTGCGGCGCGGTGTTCGCCTGCTCGCCCAGCTGACCCGTCAGGTCGCCGTCGTGCAGTACCCGACCCTGTCCGCGTCGTCGGTCCGCCATCTCGAGGTGGTGGCCCTGACGCCGGCGCGACTGTTGCTGGTGCTGATCACCGACTCCGGCCGCGTCGATCAGCGCATCGTCGAACTCGGCGACGTCATCGACGACGAGGACCTCTCGCGTCTGCGGTCGCTGCTCGGCGGCGCGCTGGAGGGCAAGCGTCTCGCCCTGGCGTCGGCCGCGGTGGCCGAACTCGCCGAGACGGCGCCCGAGGATCTGCGCGACGCCGTGGTGCGCTCGTCGACCGTGCTGGTCGAGACGCTCGTCGAACACCCGGAGGAGCGGCTCGTGCTCGGGGGGACCGCCAACCTGACGCGCAACGCCGCCGACTTCGCCGCGCTCAGTGGGTTCCCGGGGTCGTTGCGCTCCGTGCTCGAGGCGCTGGAGGAACAGGTCGTGGTGCTCAAGCTCATCGCGGCGACCCAGGACACCGGCCGAGTGACCGTCCGGATCGGCGAGGAGACCATGGCCCCGGAGATGCGGGGCACCTCGGTGGTCTCCACCGGCTACGGCTCGGCGGGCAACGTGCTGGGCGGTATGGGTGTGCTCGGCCCCACTCGCATGGACTACCCGGGAACGATCGCGTCGGTCGCGGCTGTTGCTCGATACATCGGAGAGGTGCTGGCCGAACGATGA
- the dnaJ gene encoding molecular chaperone DnaJ — protein sequence MARDYYGTLGVDNKASDQEIKRAYRKLAREFHPDVNPDESAQARFKDISSAYEVLSDPEKRRIVDLGGDPLESGGGGGAGGFGGAGFGGGLGDVFEAFFGGNGGGTRGPRGRVQPGSDSLLRTTLTLEECATGVTKHIAVETAVLCDVCTGSGTNGDSTPVRCETCNGAGEVQSVQRSFLGQVMTARPCPTCRGAGETIPDPCRKCGGDGRVRARRELAVKVPAGVGSGMRIRLAAQGEVGPGGGPAGDVYAEVVEKSHDVFVRDGDDLHCTIRVPMADAALGTSVSVDAILDGPTTITVDPGTQPGSVQVLRGHGMPKLRSGVRGDLHAHLEVVVPARLDSTETKLLQQLRTHRERDNAEVVTTASQHTGGLFSRLRDAFSR from the coding sequence GTGGCACGCGACTATTACGGAACTCTGGGCGTCGACAACAAGGCGTCGGACCAGGAGATCAAGCGCGCGTATCGCAAACTCGCGCGTGAGTTCCACCCCGACGTCAACCCCGACGAGTCGGCCCAGGCCCGCTTCAAGGACATCAGCTCCGCGTACGAGGTGCTGTCCGATCCCGAGAAGCGACGCATCGTCGATCTCGGTGGCGATCCGCTCGAGAGTGGCGGCGGAGGCGGAGCAGGCGGCTTCGGCGGTGCCGGCTTCGGCGGCGGACTGGGCGACGTGTTCGAGGCGTTCTTCGGCGGCAACGGCGGCGGCACCCGCGGACCCCGCGGTCGCGTCCAGCCCGGCTCGGACTCGCTGCTGCGCACCACGCTGACGCTGGAGGAGTGCGCCACCGGCGTCACCAAGCACATCGCCGTCGAGACGGCCGTGCTGTGCGACGTGTGCACCGGTTCCGGGACCAACGGCGACTCGACGCCGGTCCGCTGTGAGACGTGCAACGGTGCCGGCGAGGTCCAGTCGGTCCAGCGGTCGTTCCTCGGACAGGTCATGACGGCGCGTCCGTGCCCCACCTGCCGCGGCGCGGGCGAGACGATCCCCGATCCCTGCCGCAAGTGTGGCGGCGACGGGCGCGTGCGTGCCCGCCGCGAACTGGCCGTGAAGGTGCCGGCCGGTGTCGGCAGCGGGATGCGCATCCGCCTCGCGGCGCAGGGCGAGGTCGGCCCCGGCGGCGGTCCCGCCGGTGACGTGTACGCCGAGGTGGTCGAGAAGTCGCACGACGTGTTCGTCCGCGACGGCGACGATCTGCACTGCACCATCCGCGTGCCGATGGCGGACGCCGCCCTGGGCACGTCCGTCAGCGTCGACGCGATTCTCGACGGTCCCACGACGATCACCGTCGACCCCGGCACGCAGCCCGGCTCGGTGCAGGTCCTGCGCGGTCACGGCATGCCCAAGCTGCGCAGCGGTGTCCGCGGCGATCTGCACGCGCACCTCGAGGTGGTCGTCCCGGCCCGCCTGGACTCCACGGAGACCAAGTTGCTGCAGCAACTGCGCACTCACCGCGAACGCGACAACGCCGAGGTGGTCACCACCGCATCGCAGCACACCGGGGGACTGTTCTCCCGTCTGCGCGACGCCTTCAGTCGCTGA